The proteins below are encoded in one region of Halococcus sediminicola:
- a CDS encoding DUF2267 domain-containing protein, translating into MDDEQFFSDVESRADLDSHEQAVAAAESVLGVLGERLNTIEALADELSANLAAALDSAGDEAAGFTPDEFVEWVREAEREKTTDLDADKARLHTQAVFESLSESVAGETWNAVRAQLPDEYERLYRAG; encoded by the coding sequence ATGGACGACGAGCAGTTCTTCTCCGACGTCGAATCGCGCGCCGATCTCGATAGCCACGAGCAGGCGGTCGCGGCCGCCGAGTCGGTCCTCGGCGTGCTCGGCGAACGGCTCAACACGATAGAGGCGCTCGCCGACGAACTCTCCGCAAACCTCGCGGCGGCACTCGACAGCGCGGGCGACGAAGCCGCCGGGTTCACCCCCGACGAGTTCGTCGAGTGGGTGCGCGAGGCCGAGCGCGAGAAGACGACCGACCTCGATGCCGACAAGGCCCGACTGCACACGCAGGCAGTCTTCGAGAGTCTCTCGGAGTCTGTCGCCGGGGAGACGTGGAACGCGGTCAGAGCCCAACTGCCCGACGAGTACGAGCGCCTCTATCGGGCTGGCTGA
- a CDS encoding helix-turn-helix domain-containing protein, with protein sequence MATVVKGRVPADEFALYETLASGPDIECEIERIVETGDDVVMPLVWLRGASHEAFETALAEDPSVADPSPLSELDAESLYRMEWVADIQLVVQMLTGSEATILDAYGADGWWYLRVLYPTRDSLSATYDFCEANGLTFEVQTIREMDGNPVGRYGLTEKQYEALTLATEQGYFSVPREIDVSDLADELDISHQALSERLRRAQRVLVEDTLLMGTRSDE encoded by the coding sequence ATGGCGACAGTCGTCAAGGGCCGAGTGCCTGCCGATGAGTTCGCACTCTACGAGACGCTCGCGTCGGGACCGGACATCGAGTGCGAGATCGAGCGCATCGTCGAGACCGGTGACGATGTCGTCATGCCGCTGGTCTGGCTCCGCGGTGCGAGCCACGAGGCCTTCGAGACGGCGCTGGCCGAGGACCCGAGCGTCGCCGACCCCTCGCCGTTGAGCGAACTCGACGCCGAATCGCTCTACCGGATGGAGTGGGTCGCCGACATCCAGCTCGTCGTCCAGATGCTCACCGGCTCGGAGGCGACCATCCTCGACGCCTACGGGGCCGACGGCTGGTGGTATCTCCGGGTGCTCTACCCGACCCGCGATTCGCTGTCGGCGACCTACGACTTCTGTGAGGCCAACGGACTGACCTTCGAAGTCCAGACCATCCGCGAGATGGACGGCAACCCGGTGGGTCGCTACGGCCTGACCGAAAAGCAGTACGAGGCGCTCACGCTGGCGACCGAGCAGGGCTACTTTTCGGTCCCACGAGAGATCGATGTCTCCGACCTCGCCGATGAACTCGACATCTCCCATCAGGCACTCTCCGAACGCCTGCGCCGCGCCCAGCGCGTACTCGTCGAAGACACGCTACTGATGGGCACGCGCTCGGACGAGTGA
- a CDS encoding GNAT family N-acetyltransferase, with the protein MTVREATSDDAESIAGVARVSWKYDYPDILSRDTVEQGVEEWYAPETIATEIDSDDAVVPVAERDGEIVGFAHAVEDETGGTILRVYVAPDHRDEGIGGDLLGHTHEALADRGAERVRAMVLAENEPGNEFYRRFDFELDEKSETRIGEETYRENVYVHE; encoded by the coding sequence ATGACAGTTCGTGAGGCGACGAGCGACGACGCGGAGTCGATCGCGGGCGTGGCGCGGGTGTCGTGGAAATACGACTATCCCGACATTCTGAGCCGCGATACGGTCGAACAGGGCGTCGAGGAGTGGTACGCACCCGAGACCATCGCCACCGAAATCGACAGCGACGACGCGGTGGTACCGGTGGCCGAGCGCGACGGCGAGATCGTCGGGTTCGCCCACGCCGTCGAGGACGAGACCGGCGGCACGATTTTGCGCGTCTACGTCGCGCCTGACCACCGAGACGAGGGCATCGGCGGCGACCTGCTCGGCCACACCCACGAGGCACTCGCCGACCGCGGTGCCGAGCGGGTGCGCGCGATGGTGCTCGCCGAAAACGAGCCGGGCAACGAGTTCTATCGGCGCTTCGACTTCGAACTGGACGAGAAAAGCGAGACCCGCATCGGGGAGGAGACCTACCGCGAGAACGTCTACGTCCACGAATGA